From Populus trichocarpa isolate Nisqually-1 chromosome 19, P.trichocarpa_v4.1, whole genome shotgun sequence, a single genomic window includes:
- the LOC7491048 gene encoding disease resistance RPP13-like protein 4, translating to MSIKRDPEKVVSTLKNRLYQAIDLTTGGIDERMKENELVLKFRSAETKFEELKNLLSRHKRWEDTVVRKFNVLRLKIYKTLSLAKNQADGARQNANTIKDHLHWVDRKLDKLNRRLKDSESSYSESSDSESRVKINPYKEALERKVLKEWKEQEVERIILESSAMLNLQASYHNLERLDLKLCFLFLSVFPEEAVIKKRPLIYWWMGEGLITANEKKTAEEEGESVFQELIELDLILPYHERPDKPSPVVNACTMHPWIRHMAISLAQKADLFGFDSSGTPSYVNDRSRRACLVLSSDTSGSTPNEENLLTVFNVSKRYLNFSFDWLLKLRKVAVLQLGRWHYVPVLQIKVENEKLGLWHHSPVHHIEVENEVFLKGLWAQKHLKYLCLRGISLITTLPSSIGELFSLEILDLKACHNLEELPSEIGSLTSLTHLDVSDCPFLESMPKELQKLTRLQVLKGFVIGNSKRTPCKIADLADMKELKRLSIYIGNEAVVKEGELAKLKAIEKLRCLTMWWGVKVSLKTSEGKAEEKSPKLTALTDLSFPPGLEKLDLRGIPQENPLKELKPGSLNQLKKLYIRGGKLQKLNHGEKDDHVWEVKILRLRYLKDFKIDKKSLKQAFPKLDYLDVICDQSGDQKTKYKEDFVLRNRNEIGEYFKEKGNSEEEQKNAMPAENEICKEGKSAESVLINKGKGKEIMSGSAIEEASSSRDHHHSQ from the coding sequence ATGTCGATCAAAAGAGATCCAGAGAAAGTTGTGTCAACATTAAAGAATCGTCTGTATCAAGCAATTGATCTGACAACAGGGGGGATTGACGagagaatgaaagaaaatgaactgGTGTTAAAATTTCGAAGCGCTGAGACCAAGTTTGAGGAATTGAAAAATCTTCTCTCTCGCCACAAGCGCTGGGAAGACACAGTTGTTAGAAAGTTCAACGTGCTGCGACTCAAGATTTACAAAACTCTCTCACTTGCCAAGAACCAAGCTGATGGCGCCAGACAAAATGCCAATACCATCAAAGATCATCTACATTGGGTTGACAGGAAACTTGACAAGCTAAATCGTCGGTTGAAAGATTCAGAATCATCATATTCAGAATCATCAGATTCAGAATCACGTGTGAAGATAAATCCATATAAGGAAGCTCTGGAAAGAAAGGTGTTGAAAGAGTGGAAAGAGCAAGAAGTGGAAAGGATTATCTTGGAAAGCTCAGCCATGCTCAATCTTCAGGCAAGTTACCACAATCTGGAGAGGCTAGATTTGAAACTCTGCTTTctctttttatctgtttttcCAGAGGAAGCTGTGATAAAAAAGAGGCCATTGATCTATTGGTGGATGGGCGAGGGTTTGATCACTGCCAACGAAAAAAAGACAGCTGAGGAGGAAGGAGAAAGTGTATTTCAGGAGCTAATAGAGCTAGACCTCATATTACCGTACCATGAAAGACCAGATAAACCAAGCCCAGTTGTCAACGCATGCACAATGCATCCTTGGATTCGTCACATGGCAATCAGTTTAGCCCAGAAGGCCGACCTCTTCGGCTTCGATTCCTCGGGAACACCATCTTATGTTAACGACCGATCTCGACGTGCGTGCTTGGTTTTGAGCAGCGACACTAGTGGCAGTACTCCAAATGAAGAGAATTTGCTAACTGTGTTCAATGTGAGCAAGCGATAtcttaatttcagttttgaCTGGCTACTGAAGTTGAGGAAGGTTGCAGTGCTTCAGCTTGGGCGGTGGCATTACGTACCTGTGCTTCAAATTAAAGTTGAAAACGAGAAGCTTGGGCTGTGGCATCACTCACCTGTGCATCACATTGAAGTTGAAAATGAGGTGTTTTTGAAAGGTCTGTGGGCTCAGAAGCACTTGAAATATCTTTGCCTCCGAGGAATATCTCTGATAACCACACTTCCTTCATCAATTGGCGAGCTTTTTAGCCTTGAAATTCTTGATCTCAAAGCGTGCCACAATCTAGAAGAATTGCCTTCTGAGATCGGATCATTGACAAGCCTCACCCATCTTGATGTATCTGACTGTCCCTTCCTAGAAAGCATGCCAAAGGAGCTTCAGAAGCTCACTCGTCTTCAAGTGCTCAAGGGTTTTGTGATTGGGAACTCGAAAAGAACTCCGTGCAAGATAGCTGATCTTGCTGATATGAAGGAACTAAAGCGGCTTAGCATATATATAGGGAATGAGGCAGTAGTCAAAGAGGGGGAGTTAGCGAAGTTGAAGGCCATTGAAAAACTTCGCTGCCTGACAATGTGGTGGGGAGTAAAAGTATCTCTGAAGACATCCGAAGGCAAAGCTGAAGAAAAATCTCCGAAATTAACTGCCTTGACAGACTTGTCATTTCCCCCAGGGTTAGAGAAGTTGGATCTGAGAGGCATTCCTCAGGAAAATCCACTAAAAGAACTGAAACCTGGTTCACTGAACCAGTTAAAAAAGCTCTACATAAGAGGGGGGAAACTTCAGAAGTTGAATCACGGAGAAAAGGATGATCACGTGTGGGAAGTAAAGATATTGCGTCTCAGGTATCTCAAGGATTTCAAGATAGACAAGAAAAGTTTGAAGCAAGCATTCCCTAAGCTAGATTACTTGGATGTCATATGTGATCAGAGTGGGGATCAGAAAACGAAGTATAAAGAAGATTTTGTGCTAAGGAACAGAAATGAAATTGGAGAGTACTTCAAGGAGAAAGGGAATTCGGAAGAGGAACAGAAGAATGCCATGCCAGCAGAAAATGAAATTTGCAAGGAGGGAAAATCTGCGGAAAGTGTATTGATTAATAAAGGCAAGGGGAAGGAAATAATGTCCGGAAGTGCGATTGAAGAAGCCAGTTCCAGCCGTGATCATCATCATTCGCAGTAG